A region from the Aphis gossypii isolate Hap1 chromosome 1, ASM2018417v2, whole genome shotgun sequence genome encodes:
- the LOC114123216 gene encoding uncharacterized protein LOC114123216 — protein MKSIPMCRNNNNNNSSSNNSNGDSTGHAVTGGRVHRKRGDLEDEKIQKYLSKLKDLVPLIPKDKRISRLEVIHHVIDYICDLEDMLENHRSVNADAVHSAAAAVMLSSSVAAVRQPLGIISTPNALAAAAAAVAVAAQPQSSSESTMTPSSRAQDKLSSSSDTRAVSC, from the exons ATGAAATCCATACCAATGTGCcgtaataacaacaacaacaacagcagcagcaataATAGCAACGGAGATTCGACCGGACACGCAGTGACCGGCGGCCGAGTGCACCGCAAGCGCGGTGACCTGGAAGACGAAAAGATCCAAAAGTACTTGTCTAAGCTCAAGGACTTGGTGCCACTGATCCCCAAGGATAAGAGAATTTCCCGGCTGGAGGTGATCCATCACGTTATCGATTACATTTGCGACCTGGAGGACATGCTGGAAAATCACAGGTCGGTGAACGCAGACGCCGTACACTCCGCCGCCGCTGCCGTCATGCTGTCGTCCTCCGTGGCCGCCGTCCGGCAACCTTTGGGCATCATATCGACGCCGAACGCTttggccgccgccgccgcagccgTAGCCGTGGCCGCACAGCCACAATCGTCCTCCGAATCG ACCATGACCCCTTCTTCTCGGGCACAAGACAAGCTGTCGAGTTCGTCAGATACGAGAGCCGTTAGCtgttaa
- the LOC126549020 gene encoding uncharacterized protein LOC126549020, translated as MGRHQNYCHSVKLSTPVTTYILIEFLLWFNFFLFNVKMDQLKKRTRQPSKKLSTKKKLSNRVMNFLGIQNKTNPNPEVVESVVKPFFLGDDNQLPCTSRETISQNPELVKSVEAPFFLGADNQLPCTSRETIRHNPRLAADYQ; from the exons ATGGGAAgacatcaaaattattgtcattCTGTAAAACTGTCCACACCAGTAACAACTTACAttctaattgaatttttattgtggtttaatttttttttatttaacgttaAAATGGATCAACTTAAAAAACGTACTCGTCAACCATCGAAAAAGTTATCAACTAAAAAGAAATTGAGTAATCGAGTGATGAATTTTCTAGGAATTCAAAACAAAACcaa tccCAATCCAGAGGTCGTAGAATCTGTTGTGAAACCTTTTTTCTTGGGTGATGACAATCAACTACCATGCACATCAAGGGAAACAATTAG tcaaaATCCAGAGCTCGTAAAATCTGTTGAGGCACCTTTTTTCTTAGGTGCTGACAATCAACTACCATGCACATCAAGGGAAAcaattag GCATAATCCTCGGCTGGCCGCCGACTACCAGTAG
- the LOC126549019 gene encoding uncharacterized protein LOC126549019, with protein sequence MNIKKVLFVIITTIHFTFGFIAYDCGGPNLNITSFDSLEVDNCDLPIPSKTERVTRIQLLQRVETYPVNFKSCLITVDYLITRCSAFEDAQVVEGGYFSDIIELGSARCSETHQKQSFTFQTGGVVTDLKINETIFVTNIIAGTLDKYGNCKGTTFKSSRGEWEDVVVQAKFKILLSEGTAIANSKDNILILPTGTKMKLSENYGFDSFKGETIWTNNHFTCEVQDFNVLYDGPASLIISNAINDFSNNIYTYIVETDKIVFSLKQIKKSFACGMPVIQTEHIQLVILVDTAFFNRFTTTTISPQNTDLLAYVNTKFVYVENFFKSTITSLYNDIIKKQCDLERKILQQKLTLASSSISDFSYLMGEGPGFTAVKTGEIIYLIKCKKVNVEISRKNVCFNELPVLYNNKTFFMAPKTHILQQFGTQIDCNILLPPGFNLDGDWFGIVPNIQEIKKPQKLKPATTWTWSYKSPESLMNAGIYTQDTMKAFQQHILFPQEVSAATNNLIRQSMGYDTTNQGLQYKYLIDEQTISNMVENKLHQLWGWFTTIGTFVSGLMGIFFIVKLILTLVDTGINITILYKTFGWSAKLLAGIFSSITHYLMLKTHKKNQNFDQDSLDTKHVRYSIKNSKKVYPSLSQDSV encoded by the coding sequence ATGAATATCAAAAAAGttctatttgttattattacaaccatACATTTCACTTTTGGATTCATTGCTTACGATTGCGGAGGTCCTAACCTAAATATAACTTCCTTTGACAGTCTAGAAGTAGACAACTGTGATCTTCCAATACCTTCGAAAACAGAACGGGTAACAAGAATACAACTATTGCAAAGGGTTGAAACATATCCAGTTAATTTCAAATCATGCCTGATCActgttgattatttaataacaaggtGTTCGGCGTTTGAAGACGCACAAGTTGTAGAGGGAGGGTATTTTTCCGACATAATAGAGTTAGGTAGTGCTAGATGTTCAGAGACTCACCAGAAACAATCTTTCACTTTTCAAACGGGAGGAGTAGTgacagatttaaaaataaacgaaacgaTATTTGTAACAAATATCATTGCCGGAACATTAGACAAGTATGGTAATTGTAAAGGCACAACTTTTAAATCAAGCAGAGGAGAGTGGGAAGATGTGGTCGTACaagctaaatttaaaatattgctttCAGAAGGTACGGCTATAGCAAATAGTAAAGATAATATCCTCATACTTCCAACAGGAACCAAAATGAAATTATCTGAAAATTATGGTTTTGATTCTTTTAAAGGAGAGACTATATGGACAAACAACCATTTCACTTGTGAAGTACAagatttcaatgttttatatgATGGTCCTGCAtcgttaataatttcaaatgccattaatgatttttcaaataatatatatacctatattgtggaaacggataaaatagtattttccctaaaacaaattaaaaaaagttttgcatGCGGGATGCCAGTGATTCAAACTGAACACATACAGTTAGTCATACTTGTAGATACCGCATTTTTCAATCGATTTACGACAACAACAATTTCTCCGCAAAACACTGATTTGTTAGCCTacgttaatacaaaatttgtttatgttgAAAACTTCTTTAAATCTACGATAACATCATTGtataatgacataattaaaaaacagtgTGATCTCgaacgaaaaatattacaacaaaagCTTACACTAGCCTCTTCGAGCATTTCCGACTTTTCGTATCTTATGGGCGAAGGACCAGGTTTTACTGCAGTGAAAACAggcgaaataatatatttaataaaatgtaaaaaggtaaatgttgaaatatcgagaaaaaatgtatgttttaatgaactaccagttttatataacaacaaaacGTTTTTCATGGCCCCCAAAACGCACATATTGCAACAATTTGGAACTCAAATTGATTGTAATATACTACTTCCACCTGGCTTCAATTTGGACGGAGACTGGTTTGGTATTGTACCCAAtatacaagaaataaaaaaaccacaaaaGCTCAAACCGGCTACAACCTGGACGTGGTCGTACAAAAGTCCAGAATCGCTTATGAATGCTGGTATATACACACAAGACACAATGAAAGCTTTTCAGCAACATATATTGTTTCCACAAGAAGTGAGTGCtgctacaaataatttaataagacaaTCTATGGGATATGATACGACTAACCAAGGTctgcaatataaatatcttattgaCGAACAGACAATAAGCAACATGgtcgaaaataaattacatcaaCTTTGGGGATGGTTTACAACTATTGGTACTTTTGTTTCGGGACTGATggggatattttttattgtaaaattaatattaacactaGTGGATACGgggattaatattactattttatacaaaacctTTGGGTGGAGTGCAAAACTGTTGGCAGGAATTTTTTCTAGTATTAcccattatttaatgttaaagacacacaaaaaaaatcaaaattttgatcAAGACTCGCTAGACACAAAACATGTTcgctattcaattaaaaatagcaaaaaagtGTACCCGAGCTTGAGTCAAGATTCtgtttaa